The Apium graveolens cultivar Ventura chromosome 3, ASM990537v1, whole genome shotgun sequence sequence acttcaagtggatgacagattgacagggactgctgcaaactatttgaaggatcagattcagagacagaaaaggctttattctgttaagtttgacagcacatacattccaaagtacagagattcCAAGGGtaatatagttgaaatgaagcccaattctgctcaaattgtaactacctttctagggtacagggctgcggaattcaatcttgagtctgataaagcttatttgatcagactggatcaagatataagaaaagcaaagatcaatgatctcagagctgcaatctttcaaattggtgaagatactgcagagcttaaagatgccaaaaggagaatgattgatgaacttagatatgctgagagatgtttgttgaagaactatctcagaacaactcctgacattagagagatcagataatgaagccaagtcaaagatctacaactgcttaaattctgatatttgtacagactgaagttgttatcagaagttaaatattggtaaagctttaaggactgtaagttgtagttatctagtctaattctcatgcatttgtacttaatatttttgacatcatcaaatatttgttaaacttgtatattatgctaatttacaagttgggggagattgttagatatatttgataatgtcatggctaatatgatttatgtttagatttcagatcttacttaacaggacaaatcagtacttaaccattaattagtacttatactggaagtcaggacttaaggatatcagtacttatattatcaggagataatcatcagaagttagatatcagaacttaagtgctgaaggacgttcggataaggacagtagctgattaaaggaaagaagatcgagataaacataagaagagatatgcatgaagaaggagttctgtgaagaatggaatacttggaagaaaagatatctgattgatatattttaggaagcagaattatattccatatcaattaacgattatcttgtaactgtgtagtatataaacacagacatagggtttacactataagtgttatcatattcaagaagattattcattgtaaccctagcagctctcgtgatatttgttcatcactgagaggtaacagttccatactgtaacaaagtttattatttcaataaagtttgtttcctgttacttaagatattaaagttcgatttgattgtattatacactgtattcaccccctctacagtgtgtgtgacctaacaagtggtatcagagccaatctgttaacacacatacagttaaagatccaaacacaatcatgtctgacacagaaactccaattaagcctacaaaaactgaagaacctccaaagacacaaatttaaagtcggtatgagactatcagagttcccatactgagaccatctgaattctacagacaactccaactccaaatagaggagaatgacaggaggctagggaagaaaacaagggatcaaaggaaaagaaattaatctactcaggcttaaggagcacccttggaaataatgtaattcttcaattctatctcagtatgcACACTTTTGCaatttcagttcatatgtttgataagtgtttgttattatcaagttaaacccaaatttatgcctacagttctagtagacataaatagggggagattgttaggaatatgtgtagtagtttgatgataagttaaacaaaatacttaagtagaaatatagtgtttgtagcctcaacggataagaccattttggctatccgttgaaggagtagctttacttagaaataagtttagtattgtagcacatttcattctctgtatttaagttgtaattcttagacgttgtgggaaattatcagtcatgttgactactagtggatatgcaaataggagggctaattgtaaatatttcatgccttgtaattttgtataagtgaagtagtatcaactgatattaaaggccttcaacggatgagaaacaaagcttcaacggatgcctctaaagcttcaacggataacatccatcaacggatgagtgcttcaacggataaagcttcaactgctaatgcatcaacggataaaggttcaacggataaagtcatcaacggatgaaagcttcaatggatgcttagttcaatagtagttgatagtgacaattcataagctgacagaggcacatgggttgacagagacaaactggaaagtggcagcctctaggaggaatcaagaaaatgcagcatttccattctggtgcaaacaaagaagtattcaaagattcacagctaaatctaaattgcattggatagaaaaatgaagaagaaatatgtgaagaatcttttaattgtattttacagttttgtcttcacttgtaaacttggtgatatataaaccaagtagcagctagtaattagagtgtgaattttccagagctgtttagaaaaatccagagagaaaatcatctagtttgtactaggacgcagctgtgatttaattctttgaataagagattttctgaaataacacatctctggtggaacaacaaatctaccagaaaagtttttaagttatttgtgttctttacatttgtgtatgaatatatatctgtctgtattagcttcaagcaattcacacacatttgctcactaaaacacttagccttaaaaactgctcaaaacttgaaaaagttttgagatttacattcaaccccccttctgtaaatctcattgttagtctacTGGGAATAACATATATCAACAAGTtaattcttcatgtagagaactagagatatcgacaagtcaaaagtttatgtagagaactggagatgtcgacaagctattctatatgtagagaactgaagacctcgacaagtcaaagacacatgtagagaactcaagatatcgataagtcattatactttaTCGAAATGTGACATCTCTACAAAATAAAAGGGATCTCGACAAACTATCTTAAAATTCAGAATatagacaagttcaagattcaagattatcagtcaacaaacattcattcactaaattggaaagactacaaaagcatcttgaagaatacaagatgacgggccaagattcactgaacaaaggatggtcacagacctacaagattctgcacagatttgctaacaccagaAATGGAAATAGACAAAGATAGTTTTAGAAAATGTGTTAATACATTGTAGTGCAAATTTTGTAAATCCGTGTTGTTGGTCTATAAAACATGCACGAGTCATTAGTTTAGAAATAATGAAACaaatctagaaaaatcttgtattctctctcaaaatttgtagctgagttcttattcTCAAGAATACATatttgtagcaaaacaaatttgattaatacaatcaagtgagtttttgatagtTTGTTTGTGTTCTTACAGTTTAACAATTTATCTCTACAAGTTCATATCTGCTTTATTCATGAATAAGCCAaacattttaaaagaagattAAAATCCaagaaaatacattcaccccctctgaATTATATTTCATTGCACTCAATACCCAACAAATATataatctaattaattaatttcaattcAAACTCAAATCTGATTCCACGTAACTACATAGTTACAGTACAAAATTTTATTTATCTAGTTTCACCGTAATTTGAGGTTTAATTTTTCATAGCAGCATAATAGATAGTAATGattaaataatatcaaaataTCAAATTTTGGTTATCGTTATAGAATCACATAATTAATTTCAATTTAAACTCGGGTTCGATTCCCTATAACTACATAATTatagaaaatttatttattaagttTCAATAAATTAATTGCACCATAATTTCGACTTTGATTCCCAATAActatataatataattaaatatgaTTTATTACTAATAACTAAATATTTGGAACCGAATAATATGACTAATTATTCTCGGTCATGCTTGGCACGAATTAGGCtaatataattaaataagatttgttactaataattaaataacaggaACCGAATAACATTACTAATTATTCTTGGTCGCGCTTTCCACGGCTTATCTTCTTATCAGGTAATATAGATAATTTAAGAAAGCTGATGAATTGACATTTTTAACGAATTACATGAAATTGTTCTACTATTAAATTAAGAAGGGTTTAATATAAAATGAACGCAGTCGTGGGGATGTAATAAAATTAGTACAGTTAAACCACTTTAAAATAATAGGATTGAGATCGcgaaaaaatattattttaattaatttattattttatcaaaaataaaaatatattgtaTACATTATATTAGGACCGTTTTTTTTATTATTACCCAATACCCAACGCCTGCCGGGTCATAACAAAAACTATCCAGTTGTATGGCAATTGCATTCTTATAATCAAATTATTAGTAGTAAAATGGTTTATTTGACCTAAGTGCATTGTCTGATTGTCAACTCAGAATGTTAAACTCAAATATGATCCACGTTCTCCTTCCCTCCCAACCTGGACACCGCATATTTCATATATACAATTTGGATTATCTTAACATAAATTaggggttaaatatcaaagtggtcactaaTGTCATATATCAATTTGATTATAAAACGGGATATATTTTGAATCACtaaattcataataaatatcaaacataTAACTCAAAATATGCGTTcgagaattaaaaattattttatgaagtTCTATATACTTTTCTTGAATCCTATTATAACCAAATTACAATatatgaattctagtattttatttaatatagtaagctttttaaaattttatctactatttatttttaattttttaatcattttctttatttaaataaaaataattagtagataaaattttaaaaatctcacaaaatcatttaaaatactatgaattcataaattttcatttggttgtaatacaatttaagaaaaatgtttagaactctataaaataaattttaattttcaaataCATATTTTCAGGTATTTCTTTGATATTTATTATCACTTTAATGAtccaaatgataccccgttaaatttgataattaaattgaTATATGACCTTGAGTtaagtgaccactttgatattaAACCTCATAAATTAGTCATTCATGTGAATTGTTGATCATTTTGGTACAGTATAATATTTTTCCCCAATATATTAACTGCCTGTTTACACTTAATTATTAAAAGAAAATAGTAAACGTGTTGCAAGCTGGCTGAAATGAAAACAAAGGGACCTTTTTATTAGAGACACGAGACACGCCTTGTTTTATCTAGAAGAATCATTTTGGAAAATTAAACAAACTGATTGTCAACAAGAAAATGTAGAGATTGACCCTTCACTTAACTTTAACCAGTAGTACCGTGTTATTGAACGTTGATTTCTTGAATATTGAAACCTTATCCTGTGCTACAAGTTGAATTATCAAGTAACAAACTGATAATGGGAGTTAATATTATTTAGCCAATAATGTAGCTAGCTACCTATATTTTACTACAGTTTTAGCGAATCAATCAAACAGGGAGACACGGTCCGTTCTCCTTCAGAACAACACCAAAATTGGTCAAAAGAAAACAATTTTCTAGTTAATTAAAAACTTATTCATGATATGCTACTATACAACTACTTTGAGTCCAACCCCTTCACATTTGGATATAGATTCAAGTGTAAAATGACTTGCAAAAGGCAAGGCAATCATAGATTGAGCTATGTGCTGCTAATGGAGAGCAGTATTTAAAATTGTTGAACACATAAAAAATGACACACTTTACCATCGAATCAAAATGAAAAAAATCGCAACTTCAGAATGTATTAACATCGTATAAGAGAATGCATCGTACTGTAACCAAAAGGATAACACGAAAACAATATACCTTTGTAACAACTTTCTTACCGCTTATGACTTCAAATAGAACAGCTTACGAGGGCATAGAGAGAATTTACTTGCTTTAAAATGGGATTTGTCTGTTGGTAAGTAGAAGACTGATCAGTGCACACAGCCTTTCGTGCAAAGAACAAACATTTTAACATCATTCTAACAAAAAACATTCATTTCATGAGGTATCAAAGAAAATCATTCTGTATGTCATTCCAACCATTTGAACAGAAGATCATTAGAAAGATAATATGCCAacaaaaatgaagaaaccaatcTACTGATAAAACCAACTTATAATTAATAGTTCTAATAAACAAAGCAGGCAATAACATCATGGACATGAAAATCCTATCTCAAAATCCTCAATACACATACTATAGACATAGCACTCCACTTCTGCATTCAACTACAGATTGAATTACTTAGGATGATGTCGATCAACCTGATGATGAAAGGCCTTCGGTTCTACTCTTTACAATTTTATGAAACACTTCCCTAACTTGTCGTTCCACCGGGTTCAGTCCTTGCTTTATAGCCTCATTAACTAATCCTAACTCCTTTACTCTCTTTACAACTTCTTCTTCCTTCTCCTCATTCAAAGGGAAGCTAGCAGAATCAATCAGCTCATTCAAAATTCGCGCACATTTCTCCATGTCATGAATCTCTTTCATTAAACCACTAGCAGCCCTCTTATCTCTCTTCTTCGATTCATCCAATATCTTCTCATGAAGAGAAAGAATTGGATAAGCCCAAACAAACTGCTTGGGCATATGAAAACTAGCATGTAGACCGCGATCCTGACAAGGTATTGCAGCTACAAGTGCCCACATCACAAAATACAATACATTATTCATTGTATAAACAGCCACAGCTAGTCCATTGGTAGCCATTGTCTCATTAGGCTTAGGAGGAGCTAAATTATGCCCAATTGCTTGCAACTGCTTAGCAGCTGACCAGGAACGTGAAACACTCCACGACAATGACCTATAATGTCCCATTGATTTCTGATCTTTCAGAATATTATTTCGCCCAAAAGACCTGTTCCTATGAGAAACAGAAGAACTGCCCTCTTTCTCATCCAACATTCCAATTGCTAAATCAATCAACGCCTTCTTTGCTCGACGAAATTGCCCTTCTCCAAGAGTTCTCTGATTATCCAAAGCACACAACACAATCTCCAATTGCTTCTGCCATTGCCTAATAATCTCGATACCATCTCGGATTGCATTACAAACATCTAAAGCCTTAACACTCCTCTCGAAAAACTCCGTAATCAAACGATCCATTGGAGCTCTGTTCACGTACCCTTTATTCCTAGACACCAATGTTGTAAATTCCTCCTGGCAATCAAGAAACACATTGAGTAACTTCTGAACCCAAGATAGTGATAGAAAATCATCAGCCGTATCAGCTGACAAATCACTAAACTTGTCAGCTacatatttttgaaaaaattcaAGCTCCTGATCTTGACTAGTAGAGTGAGGAGAATCCATTGAATGAACCTGATCACGACGTAAACTAAAGAACGAACGAGTCGTGTGAGAAGCTGATGATCCTTGATAATCTGTTGCTGGCATTTCTTACATTCACCACAACCAAAAACCCCAACAATTCCTTTTCAAATTTCAAAATATCAAACAAAAAACAAGAATTTTACACCAAAAAACAAAATAACCCCAAACCAAATTGCTATAAATATATCAAAAGAGTGCAAGAAACTATAAAGAATCAAAACCCAAGCACACAAAATTTGACCTTTTTTCCCCCAATCACACAAACCCTAGTAAACATAAATCAACAGAGCTCGAGAATCTCTCTGAAATCAAACCCCAATAACGAAAAATGTGATCTTTTGTCTTGAAAGACAAAGAAAAACCCAAAAGGAGATAAAAACTCAAGATTAATGATCAAGATGAAAACGGGTCATATGTATTTGAAGGGTccagagagagagagcgagagggGTGTTTTGAAACCCTAACAGGGAGGAGAGTGTATATATATACGAATTGGACCGCGTACAATGGTTGTCGGGAACTAGAAGAGTTCGTCAAAATCAAAGAGTTTACTAAAATAATACACTTTTAATTAACGTTAATTACTCTTTTTACTGAGCTATTCTCGCAGTAATTTATGATTTATGAACAATATTAATTCACACGCACTCTACACGCCTTACATGTTTGTCAGGGCCCACGTATTTGATGTCATTTGATTTGATTGAATCTCAGCCGTTGATTTGATAGCGAAGGAAAGCTGTAATAAAATGCCACGTAGGAAATTGATTTGAGGGGGAAGTGATAGGCGAAATTACAGGTGGCGGATGATGTGTGGTGGGACCAGATGGACGGAGTCTTGAAACTGAAAAGAGAGAGGAGTGACGTAGCATGTGGGGTCAGGAGGTTGCTGATTCTCCGTTGGCGCGTATCGAAGAAAATGACCTCGTCAAACTACTAGGCCCTTTCACTGTTCACTAATCACGACAACTAATGTTACAGACTACTGCCCGGATTTGTTAGCACAGATATTCAATTGTAAAGTATATAAGTCAAATTAGTCAAAAAAAATGTTGTAGACTACTCACATGCACTGTGCTCCTCAGATTTTTCGGGAGAGAAGAGATGGGAGAAAAAAAGAATAGAAAAATAAAATAGTAAAAGGAAATAAATCAGTAATGTGCTCTCGAGTTTGTGTAAAAAATGAGAAAAAGTGATAAAAAAGAAAATGTTAACATGACAGTATCTTTCCAAATCTTCCCATTTTTGGGAAGAAAGTTTTGGGGGGAAAATATAGAAAATTTTCTCTCCCGATCATTTCTCTTATCTTGCCAAAAAACTTAGGAGCACgtaagaaaattttaaaattatcatttcTCTTCTCTTATTTTCTCTTCATTTTCAAACTCTGGAGTACAGCGTTACACCCGCTTGTTTTTTATTATTCTATCATTTTGTAAGATGAAAATGTCAAAATACTTGTAATTTTGTTTCCATGTAAAATCTTATTTCTCTCCCGATCATTTCTCTTCTCTTGCCAAAAAACTTTGGAGCACgtaagaaaattttaaaattatcatttcTCTTCTCTTATTTTCTCTTCATTTTCAAACTCTGGAGTACAGCGTTACACCCGTTTGTTTTTTATTATTCTATCCTTTTGTAAGATGAAAATGTCAAAATACTTGTAATTTTGTTTCCACGTAAAATCTTAATCAAATATAATTTAACCACGGACTTTACCCGCGCGGTACGTGTGCTAATCAAAAaaaatgtattttttttatttttataataaaaaaataaaaaaatatttttcattttgttttgtaatttaaaattttattttacgGCGAAAGTCATGGTGTGagtttataaaaataatatagcCACGAATATTGTGCTACTCTATATGCCAAAATTCTTGTTATAAATATAATATAGAAAATAATAACCAAAATAATTAATAGCCAAAATAATTACTTTGGAAAATAATTATAGAAAAACACTAATATATTAGAATTCCGTAAAAATATGGGTTGGCTATGGCCCAATAAAACCCACCGAACGAAGGCCCATTAGACAATTATactgtaacatccgggatatcgcgtgtaattatttttatcaataaataatttttatatgattattatgtgatttttggtgaattatctgatgattggtgtggatatgtgagtgcttatatgtgatacattataagtatgttaattttattatgaccataataaaatatagataattacggtatttttcttgtaatttttgggctgttatatgattttatattgatttatgaattttttaattattttctgaataattacaaaattattttataaagtcgggaatcgtctgacttcaaccgtttttacgtttttacaacccgaaactcttccaaaaactccttcctaacctaatctggtaattccgaacattttccgtgttttgactttttcaattcggattacggtttgacccgtgcgcgacccggcgcaagattttcaatacgataatTATTTCAATGTACCAACAagacccgtattctcgaaagacgaggtattattacattattttcgtataaagtgttttataagaagcccagtttggataattatccagttTGGGTACCAAATCAGATagtttttacagttacttagcggctaaggaACTGATTTAACGATCcaaacgaaccaatattccaaaaatatatatagcccttttattatttcattttattcgtaataatcATAATTAATCAGTAAACAATAAGATATACAAAGAAAAATCTTAAAAacgatacgttcttgagaatcaaacgtacgaacgaaggcgttatcgaactccgattcgggcgtgcaacatatcaaaacgaagctctcgaaagaacctttctgaatcaaccatcacTTTTGGTGCATAAATCgaggtatttttctgatttaattatattatttctaattattaatgaattaaaatatgaatttttgttcgagatgttgtttgtgtgatttgatgattgcatgttatagagcattaaattctgaacattttggtatattatactcttgatttggagttcaataatatgTTTAATTTTGAGTTTAATTCTCGgaattagaaattagggttttagAAACCATGAATGTTCTTAAGTGGAATTAGGAACTTTTGATTCAGTTAACCTGGGTTTGATTGAGTTATACTAGCAGATAGATCGTGTTAAACGAGTCAATTCATATATATAGTTTCTGTGTTGGAACCCCGAATCGAGTGGCCGGATTTTCAAGCATCTCGCCGGCGTTAGTGGCGACAGTCGCCGGGAACGGGGTTTCAGGGGATGTCTGTGATCTATTAAGCCGTGTTATTGTTGCTGTAACAAATTGGAATTGGTTGGTAACAGAATTCGCATCAAACCATCCATTTTTGGCTGTGAATTAGTTCGCCGAAAAATATCCCCGGCCGCCGGATTCTGCAGTTCATCCGACCGGGTTACGGGTTTCTTCCCGACCCGTTTTTCAAATTAAcagacccggttttgatctgatTATCTCaaaaatatttctaaaaattGTGTTTTTACAATTTGACCCCCAAAACTTCTGAAATCTTGTAAATAAAGGATGCCTGTTTTAAAAACTTTCAGAAaatggatttctgttttaaaaataatttatttattattttaaaaatcagaaaaatagttatttaaatttttttaaatttaaaaaattgttttaattatttatttattaaaaacaaatagaaattattttattaattaattttaattaatttttaattattttaattaatcgattaatttataattaattgattaattaatttatttaattacttattaattttaattgatttaataattagatttaattatttaaaattgatttaaaaatttcaaaaaatagttccgagctttaaaatattatttaaattgttttcaagactcgataattattataaaattattttaaagtcagattcgggtattcgaaccctattatttaattataaaatgattcggagtcccgtttaaattctaaaaattgttcaaaaattcgtattaaatacctggaaaatcatgTTGACTCCGAATCTTCTTTgcaaaattattttaattgaataccttgcgtgctatgtgctacgtgctatttgatcgatgtgttatatgcctatgtggttattgtttgactgttttagtcataactttcaatccgtagatcggatttgggtaaaatgaagggtagataaaagcttataacgtttatgtgacgattagaataatatgagtatgaataattgatagatacttgtgatgcctagcagagtcagtgaggcatagaaaaggaaaccagtgatccataaatagaatcgaagcgtagaaagagaaggaaagtgattgataagtagaagcaaggcatagaaagagaagaaaagtggttgatgagtaaaactattagatgagtaccagtaaagtggaaatcgtcggtgataagacaagtacttctgaaccttcttcaaaatatattgcaaatatttttgaactgtttcataacatttgctattattcaaaataactcatgttttatattgcaagcgctttaaactatttaaccttgaaccctgattcttattgatcttaagccataagccttattcttcataaaccattgattgttgaattcccagatacgagccatacccatgcgatactactccacaaatacatatctaccacatattgattctgatattgaatttcgTAATATACCAACccttatgttaggtcacacacacactgtagagggggggggggggtgaatacagtgtatagtacaatcaaatcgaactttaaatcaagtaacagaaaacaaactttattgaaacaataaactctgttacaatatggaactgttctctctcagtgatgaacaaatatcacgagagctgctagggttataatgaataatcttctcgattgtgataacacttatagtgtaaaccctttgtctgtgtttatatactacacagttacaagataatcgctaattgacatggaatatagttctgcttcctaaaatatatcaatcagatatcttttcttccaagtattctattcttcatagaattccttcttcatgcatatctcttcttatgtttatctcgatcttctttcctttaaccaactgtcttccttatctgaacgtccttcagtacttaagttctgatatccatcttctgatgattatctcctgataatataagtactgatattcttaagtcctgacttccagtaagtactgatttatcctgtttaagtaagatctgaaaactaaacataaatcacattagccaagacattatcaaatatatctaacaccttattccttgtttaacagaagaccaattcttggaacccttgaaaccttggtcttctactttctgattctttcctttaTTGAAaaccaatctttttg is a genomic window containing:
- the LOC141712929 gene encoding protein ROH1D-like; this translates as MPATDYQGSSASHTTRSFFSLRRDQVHSMDSPHSTSQDQELEFFQKYVADKFSDLSADTADDFLSLSWVQKLLNVFLDCQEEFTTLVSRNKGYVNRAPMDRLITEFFERSVKALDVCNAIRDGIEIIRQWQKQLEIVLCALDNQRTLGEGQFRRAKKALIDLAIGMLDEKEGSSSVSHRNRSFGRNNILKDQKSMGHYRSLSWSVSRSWSAAKQLQAIGHNLAPPKPNETMATNGLAVAVYTMNNVLYFVMWALVAAIPCQDRGLHASFHMPKQFVWAYPILSLHEKILDESKKRDKRAASGLMKEIHDMEKCARILNELIDSASFPLNEEKEEEVVKRVKELGLVNEAIKQGLNPVERQVREVFHKIVKSRTEGLSSSG